The following coding sequences lie in one Musa acuminata AAA Group cultivar baxijiao chromosome BXJ1-8, Cavendish_Baxijiao_AAA, whole genome shotgun sequence genomic window:
- the LOC135588096 gene encoding uncharacterized protein LOC135588096, translated as MASSQEWSESRYSKLSDGKKIEKAILSSRFWETIAEIIKGVEPLYIVLRKVDMDKRPQMPYLKYMLISAREEVRKAFKDDFKADQYVRIIDRRTEVHMDQDIHNAAYYLNPTIQYRYTLGTQNNFLTTLRNVIYRLLPNTTEAADALMEGRLFRETVGSFSDVVAISCRYTMDPVEWWLQFGGDAPHLRKVAVRVLSQTTTSSGCERNWSTFALIHTKVRNRLSYRRLEKLVYVHYNMRLKLRCAELDKEPEEPDIDPIDLQFYNEDSEPMLDWVEAAENQEDPLLDEAGDPQRPSRFITEAIEEEEAQPQRVENPPRLQHGMSQTARGTTDTQRSHSSAQRAKAKGKAIASVASLERIESGDETPSQSHSLSRSVQRHDSNTDSSASTDDGGDTGQSLVSSAQLEGGEWTEEQYFTHATQDSDHGTRQGTGQVYARKGKEKGKGKAVDEYEQMRQSIHDIDTERDSSYSQPSYYEESYGQQQYGDSWSSFSEQQHDTEQHQYMPQELPRTNMIYDDQSTISTTLMHQWHTVYQYTMSRDQFHDWVQQTYHIDMYRIEDPDPPPVEARRSFWW; from the exons atggctagctcacaagagtggtctgaatccagatattcgaaattgagtgatggaaagaagatagaaaaggccattctttcatctagattttgggagactatagcagaaatcataaaaggtgtggaaccactttatattgtcctccgtaaggtcgatatggacaagcgtccacaaatgccgtatcttaaatatatgctgatttcagcaagagaggaggtcaggaaagcattcaaagatgattttaaggccgaccaatacgtacgaatcattgatcgtcggaccgaagttcatatggatcaagatatccataatgcag cgtattatctaaacccgacaattcaatatcgatatactctcggaacgcaaaataatttcctaacgacactacgaaatgttatatatcgactcttgccaaacactaccgaggcagccgatgctcttatggagggtcgattatttcgagaaacagttggttcattctccgacgttgtagctatatcatgccgttacactatggatcctg tcgagtggtggttacaatttggaggcgatgcaccacatttaaggaaggttgccgttcgtgtactttcacagacaacaacatctagtggttgcgaacgtaattggtcaacgtttgcgttgattcatacgaaagtccgcaacagactctcctacagacggttagagaaactagtatatgtccattataatatgcggctaaaattgcgatgtgctgagttggataaggagccagaggaaccagatattgatcctattgacctccaattctacaacgaagattcagagccaatgttagattgggttgaagcagcagagaaccaagaggatcctctacttgatgaggcgggagatcctcagcgtccttcacgttttatcaccgaggcaatagaagaagaagaagcacaaccccaacgggtagaaaatccccctcgattacaacatggtatgagtcaaactgctcgaggaactaccgatacccaacggtcacactcgtccgcccaacgtgcaaaggcaaaggggaaggcaatagcatcagttgcatcgttggaaagaatcgagtcgggcgacgagacaccttcacaatcacattctctttctcgttcggtccagagacatgacagcaacacggacagcagtgcctcaacagatgatggcggtgataccgggcagtcgttggtctcgtctgcacaacttgagggtggtgaatggactgaggagcaatattttacacatgccactcaagattcagatcatggaactcgacaaggtactggtcaagtttatgcgcggaagggaaaggagaaggggaaggggaaggcagtggatgaatatgaacaaatgcgacagagcatacatgatatagacacagaaagagactcatcgtattcacagccatcgtattatgaagaatcatatgggcaacaacagtatggtgatagttggtcatccttctctgagcaacaacatgatacagaacaacaccaatatatgcctcaagagctgcctcggacaaatatgatttatgacgatcaatctacgatcagtaccacattgatgcatcaatggcatacggtgtatcaatacactatgtcacgggatcaatttcatgattgggtccaacaaacgtatcatattgatatgtatcggatcgaggaccccgatccaccacccgtggaggctcgtcgttcgttttggtggtag